From Aegilops tauschii subsp. strangulata cultivar AL8/78 chromosome 5, Aet v6.0, whole genome shotgun sequence:
ataacatcaatctgccaaaacagtacagtctgtaaagaatgcaagagtatcaatacttctttaactccaaaaattatgaaaatttaccacactgtagaaaatttatcagagcttactgtgcaaaaaatttcaacattttataacattctgacttttctagggaattttagCAACagtggtaaactttctgttttgaaacagcaacatgtatacttgcaaaataagcatggtgaaggctatcattgacatttttattgaaatgaaagatgcaaaacattattctaaataacaaaaagcaaaccaaaacaaaataaaatgatgctccaagcaaaactcatatcatgtgacgaataaaaatatagccttaagtgaggttaccgataatgttgaagactaaagaggggatgcctttcggggcatccccaagcttagttgcttggatcttccttggatattaacttgggggtgacttcggcatccccaagcttagggtcttatcactccttattctcctcatatcgatatctcatccaaaacttcaaaacttcaatcacacaaaacttaacggaacttcgtgagataggttagtatgataaagagcaaaccattcactttggtactgtcaaagacaagattcataattgttctcacacaatgcctactgtagcatatcatttccataatttatattgagcaatataagccatagaaactagaaaacaagcaaactatgcatggaaaacagaatctgtcaaaaacagaacaatctgtagtaatctgtactcaaaccatacttctgctactccaaaaattctgaataactaggacaacgtaggaaatttgtatatctatcttctgtaaaaaaatcagaatttttccACGTTCCAGTAAAATataagaatttctgcactggatgcaaaagtttctgtttttgcacagaatcaagtcaactatcatccacactatcccaaaggctttacttgcactttattgaaacaaaagctataaaacatgattactacagtatcataatcatgtgaacacaaaaaaacagtaggtaaaagtgttgggttgtctcccaacaagcgcttttcttttatgccttttagctaggcatgatgattttaatgatgctcacataaaagtaaagaattgaaacacaatgggagcatcatgaaacacatggcaatcacatttaagcctaacccacttcctatgcatagggattttgtgagcaaacaatctACGGGAGCAAAAATCAACTAGCATAgaaaggcaaaacaagcataacttcaatattttcaacacatagagaggaaactcgatattattgcaatacctacaagaaaatgttcctctctcataataattttcagtagcatcatgaatgaattcaacaatatagttatcaaataaatcattcttttcatgatgtataagcatagaaaatttgttactctccacataagcaaatttattctcatcaatagtagtgggagcaaactgaacaaaataactatcatgggagtgaaaattaaaatcatgatgacaagtttcatggttatcattattctttatagcatacatgtcatcaccataatcatcatagatagcaactttgttatcatagtcaattcaagcctcatccaaaatggtggattcatcactaaataaagtcatgacctctccgaatccactttcatcattataatcatcataaataggaggcatgcaatcattataacaaatttgcatatcaaatcttgggggactaaaaatatcatcttcatcaaatatagcatccccaagtgtatggctttgcatatcgttagcatcatggatattcaaagagttcataccaacaactttgcaatcatgctcatcatttataccaaacattatattgaattttttttctatcaattgaacacaattttcctttccatcattttcatgaaagacattataaagatgaataatatgatgcaacctcaatttctttttttatagttttcttttacgaaccaaactagtgataaaacaagaaactaaaagattcgattgcaacatctaaagatataccttcaagcactcacctcccccacaacggcgccagaaaagtgCTTCGTTGACGAGGTGTGAGTcacgcttacctagcctccccggcaacggcgccagaaaagagcttgatgtctactacgcaactttattcttgtagacacgtgttgggcctccaagcgcagaaaATACTGTTGAATAGTGATGTTTTTGTTTGAGAGACACCATAAGCATGGGACGGCCTCACTCCTTTGCTTGTCCGCCGCTGCAGTGACTTCACCATTATGCTAGTCTGCCGTTGTCTATCAGACTTTCTCGTTGGCCCCATCCCCATGTATATTCCACCTCACTCGCAACCGTGTGAGGCGTTGCCGCCATGAAAGCTGGCAAAATGGACAAAAATAACCCAAAGGCAAAAGTAAGTTAAATTAGAAAATAAACTCTCAGCAAAACTATTTCACAGAAATAACCCTTTCAGGCAGCGTCCAACGCGTATGCGCTATGCCCCACAGTGTAGTTCCTAACGCGTAGGCGCCACTTGAAAGGGGTTAGATTTGCGAAATACTTTTGTCAAGagtttatttttttaatttgtttCGTCTTTGGATTATTTTTGTCCATTTTGCCATGAAAACCTAGCTGCCGCATTGGGGAAATATCTGGTACTCCCACCCCTAGGATGCTCCCAGGGCTCCAAAACTCTGTAGCACATTGACGCAACATCAAAGTATGTTGTCAAAAAATTTAAAACGTAGCTTGAGAAACATAAATGAAAATTTTGACAGTAAATAGTATGCAATTTATGTTGGGCTTTAGATTAGGCCCATTATTACTGATGTccattttgtcatttttgtatctcgAGCAATGTTTTAAATTTTGATTTGAATTTTTCTAACATCATACATTGATGTTGTGCAATGTGCTGGATTTTTTTCAGAATATTTTACCATTTTAAAATGTGCTACCGAGTTTGGAGCACCGGGAACACCCTAGAGATGGAAGTACTAGATATTTCCCCGTGCCGCATTGGTGACGGCAGATTAGTGGTGCATCCGGAGATGACCATTGTTTGTGGATCTGGCGGTGACGGTATCGGTATTGTGCCGGTGGCGCTGGACATGGCGGCGGACATGTTTCGCATCACAAAGATTATGAAATTATAAAGGGCTTGCACTTCGGGTACCTCGGAACAAATGACGACGGAAATTAGATAAAGGGTAACTGTCGTGCACAGTTTTAATCCGTCTGTATAATTTTTTCTAACTCGCCAAGCGAGGCCTTAATCTCGCCGCTATGTCGGTTCCATCCACAGATATATACGGTAAGAAAGTAGGAAACGACACACCTGATACGGACAGTCTGAACAGTTAGCCGCCGTGCCCAAGAAAGTAGGAAACCTACCTCGGAGTCTCATTCGCTCGGATGATCAGAAATGTCTGCACCTCGACTATCGAATTATCGATGGAAGCTCCATGACAAAATTTCATTCACTAAAACAAGGAAGAAGCGGCTGTTTAAAACTATTTACCGCACACGCAAACAGAAACTGTGATGGATGCACTACGGTTTAACCGCCCAACTAACCATCTTTGGGTTACAAAACCGAGGAAACGAGGCTGAGTTAACATCCCCAGTTTAACCAACATGCATAGCAATTGCTGTTCGTCGGGCTCTATATAAACACGATGGATCAACCAATATCCTCACAACCACAAATATAATTGCAGCTGATTTGCAAGCAGCCTGACAGACATGGCTAACATGAAGCTACTAGCCGTGCTTGCTCTCGTGCAGCTCCTGTCACGCCTCCACGTCCATCGCGTCTCCGCGTCCGTGGACATGCCGACAGCGACCAGCGGCGGCAGCTGCCACGTTAGTGGATACCTGCCGGGCCAATCCGGCAACTGCAATCCGGATCACGGCTCCACCTGCTGCGTCAACGGACACCGGTACCCGCAGTACAAGTGCTCGCCCCCGGTGTTGGCTGAGACCCCGGCGATCCTGACTATAAACAGCTTCGAAGAAGGTGGAGATGGGGGCGGCAAATCATTCTGCGACAACCGCTACCACAAGGACAGCGAGCTGGTGGTGGCGCTGTCCACGGGATGGCTCCGCCTGGACGGCACGAACAGGTGCAACAAGATGATCCGTATCAATGGGAACGGGCAGTCCGTGACGGCCAAGGTCGTTGACGAGTGCGACTCGGTGTACGGCTGCGACAAGGAGCACAACTTCGAGCCGCCGTGCCCAAACAACGACGTGGACGCGTCGCCGGCCGTTTGGAAGGCTCTGGGCCTCAACGGGAACATTGGAGAGTTCAAGGTCACTTGGTCTGATGTGTGAGCACAAATATGTACGGGACAGTTCGCTCCTTAGTCCTCACTTGTTATATTATATGCAGCTGCCGTAGgggtgtgtgcgcgcgcgcagtGCTACCGTTGGTGGCGCGGAGTTGCTGCTATTTAAATAAGTCACTGTTCACATGTACTCGTATTTGCTATTTTCCCAAGTTTATGTATTTGCCttgtttgggtgatatattttgctCCTTCCATTCACAAATATAAGCTGTTTTCAGATATTTCATTCAGTATAGAATACATACAGATTAAAATGAATGAATAAACACACTAAAatgtgtctacatacatctgATTCAGAAAAAAATATATTAAAACATCTTATACTCATTAATTGGCCCTTAAACCCTCCACCTCCATCGACGGGTTTCACACCCTAAGTGGCTAAAAGTTAGTAGAGGGCTTCGTCTTCATTGACATACATTATACTAATGATAGTCATGTGTTTCTAGGGCATAGTTTTAAATACCGAACCATGCAAAATAGTGTTCAGCTCTTCAAATAAGCTATAGCCGGCTATTTCATAATTTTATTAGACAATTGTACATAAATCCAGTTAGCGGTAGCGTGCTCAAACTGCTACAGCGGGCTATATCCAGCTATTTAAAACTCTGATCACCGGTGAGTTTCTAGGTATTAAGAAAATAGAATATTTCCAAAACTATACATTAAgaaaaagtgaaaaataaaaaatatgttAAAAACCATAAAAGAAAAACGAACAAAAAATAAAATGGAAAAAGAACAATAAAGGCAAAAAGAATAAGAAAAGCCTCGATCTCTCGCATAGGTCGGCCAAGGCACGCAGACCCCTGCACACGTAGTAAACACTAGCACCGAAGACATGCGGCGCACACCGCGCCCGTGACTTATTCGAAAGATGTTTTCATATTCTGCACCCATGCATGGTGGGAGGGGATCATATTTTGCACCAGAAAACAAAAGAAGCCAAGAATAAGAATAGTTAGAAAACATAAAAAAAAAGCTGGCTGCAATCCCTTCGATGGTCCATATTTTGGCTGTGTTCGGCAGCCCTCCACTCCTCGGTCACCgagcggagcgggcggagcatcCTTTTAGCCGCTCCATAAATTAGAACTAGCTGCCGCTCCGCTCCGGAACGGAGTCGCGGAGCCGGAGGGAGTCCGAACAGGCTCTTTATATATGTGTTTTTCTATTTCTGTTTGTAACTATGCCATTATTAGGCTAATTACAAGTCATGTCGTTTGTTAACCACGGAGCACAAGGTAAACTGAAATATATTTTAAAATTGGCATTGTTGGCTGTTAGCAAAGCTGATAGTGTAGGCGTGTAGCATGTGACTGATATTTGTGTCTCAAAGAGAACAATGGGCAGGACTGATCTATATAATTGGATTCCAACACTGAAACATAAGCAAGAGGAGAAATAACAGGATATCACAGGTTTGAAAACTGAAACCGTAGTATTCGCTGAGCTGATACTGTAGAAGTGCCTTCTCTATATTTAACAAAATAAACGGATGTAAAGTGAAGAAACAACCATGTTTCTCCACAACAAAATATATGAATGTAAATAGACACTGAGTTGGCAGAGCCAACAAAAATATCAAAAAACAGACAATCTTCAGTTCAACTTCCATCTTTCCAACCTGAAAACATAGTTTCTTAGAGAAACGATACAGTACAAAGGtatcaaaagaaaaaaaatattttttattcaACGCTATCTTAAATTTTGTTTCCTTATTTGACACTGAAAAATTATTTCTTTTCTATCTAACAACAAGTCTAATTTTTGTGCCTTTTATGACACTTTCATTCATTTTAAGCCTAAATACAGACGCGGCATCAATGCAAGGGCAGAGCAGCACATACACACGCACGCGCACACACATCAGCACACAGCATGCAGCACACTCACAGGCAGCAGCACACACGCatgcaacacacacacacacacacacgcagcaGCAGCACACAGGCATGCTACAGTGCGCACACACACTTACATGCACAGTAGCAAACACGCACGCGCGCGCACACAGCAGTAGCACACATGCGCAcgcacgcgcgcacacacacgcaACATCACACAGGCGCGCACACAAACATACCAAATAAGGGTAAAAGGGTCTTTTTATGTGTCATTTAGGCTTAAGATGGACATAAGTGTTATAAAAGGCATAAAATTTAGACTCGTTGTTAGATAGGGAAGAAATTATTTGTCGATGTCAAATAGGGTATAAAATTTAGACACGGTGTTAAATAAGGAATTCTCTCAAAAAATTAAGCATGATAATTTGTACACCGCTGTATTTTAATCCTGGGTAATGGATGATTACTATTTATGCTGTAATGATCAACATGAACCTGAAAGTTGGTCCACCAGCATGCCGAGGAACATGACTACAGCAATCTCATCATTCAACCAATCGCGTAATGTCAAAGCGTCAAATTCATCAGTAAAAAAAAATCATTGTGTTACGAACGCACACTTACTGTAATTGTTTCATATTCATTTCACGCAGGATAATGGTGTGGAATGTATGACATGTTAGTGAACAATGCATCAGAGAAAGTGCATACCGTCCGTCTGTGATATGGATTTTGTGCCTGTTCATGTACACAGCCAGAAAGCGGTAATACATTCGGATAACAGTGGTCAATCCGACAACATCTGGATATGTAGAACGGAGAGAACCAATTAATACTTTGATAGACAACAAAAGAAGTTGTGATAAAAGTACCGTTCACATATATATAGCactcccttcgtcccataatgtaagacgtttttttgACACTGTGAGTACGAAACTGTGCGCTCACTTATTATATGCACCTAGTTTGTGGTGTATTCGATGCTACTCTTTGAGGTGGAGTTGCCCCTAATTAAATAAGCTACTGTTCACATGTATTTCATATTTTCTAAAGTTCATGTATTTGCCCTATTTCGGTCCTATATGCACCGTTATATATTTCTCTTGAACTTTTGCGGTGAAAAGCGAATTGTGTTCGCTTGTTTGAACAGTCACTACTACAGATAGATTAACTAGTCATTAATTTGCCCTTAAACCCTCCACCAACGAGTTTGATGCCCTTAACTGGATTTAGTAGAGGGCTCATCTTCATTGACCAACAATATTGGCACATGTTCCTGCTTCTGACGGGTGTGTTTCTTGGTAGTAGAAAATTACATCATTTCAAATAACAATACATCAAGGAAATGATAGTGAAATAGACAGATATAAAGGGAAAACCCAAAAAGAAACGAAAAAAGGAAAAcaggaaaaggaaaagaaaaaaacgCCTCAAACCCCTGCATAGGCCGCACAAGGCTGGTACACCCCTCCACGCACGTTCGAAACATGGTCTATATGGGCTGACAAACGAGGACATCGAGAGTAAATACTCTGGAGCGTTGATGTTCAATCATTTCTAGTGACCCTAGTAAAAGAGAAAAGTGGTCTCGATGGAAAATCTAATAACATTTGTAGTTAGAAAAGGATAGTGGGAGGTGTGTGTATTAGATGGAGTAGATCCTGATTTGCAAAGCCTGAAGAACAGTAGAAAAACTTTCATAGATTTACCTCATTGAGGTTAAAAAGTGACTCATTGTCCCAATTGATACGCGGGGTGTGGGGTAATATATTTCAACtgcacactagtagaaaacatggctttggtccaggcctggccagcccattagtcccggttcaatcacaaaccgggacccatggggcataggtcccggttcgtgagcccagggggccggccgtgCCTCgcggggcattggtcccggttcatctgtccctttggtcccggttcccgccacgaaccgggaccaatgggttgttcgtggctggaaccaggactaatagtcccggttcgtggccaacacgaaccgggactaatgaggtgcctatatgtaccccctcgcccgcgagcagagcactccactgctctgttttttctggccggcaaggggagagctttgtggtgctctagctcacctcctatgcacatgaggtgttcgatgaaatgcccgagccacactacttaagctttctcctctccaagCTCGACCTTCAAGCTCCAATTTCCACAaaatttgtctaggtttagcggtctgttacgtcccgtccccgtcttcaccgccgtcgatcgcccgcaccgatctcgtcgccggcaccaccgtggtgagcctcttgttcttatcttctttctaaaaaaaattcttacttgtatgatttagatagatacttgtataattttcttacttttattattgtttgttattatatagtgcgatggttttggtatccgccccgtcggccctcgtcctgtctatgattcggatgtggtatatattatattttataactatttggttcatttattgtttatgacaaatataccgaccctATTGtagagaggttaaatttagttgaagaagaaaacaattacttgaaggaaaaattaaaaaaaattgaggaggagaagatgatattggagttgcatgttgcggatgtcgtcgatgatcacaagatcaagatggatgcaatgcgcttgaataTTAGAAAGATTacaaaatatgccattcataccgatgcttgtatcattatgccgttggatcaattgttaccttggttacgattatgatcgcatttgttgctgcattgaaatgttttagaTAGTTTcaatgctcctataataccacggttgaaacgtctgttcagaaacaaagagcatgccaagttgatgcgatggcacagagaggaccgtaagaaagacgggatgttgagagcacccgctgacgggtcgcagcggagaaaaatcaagagaaagtactgggaggagtttgcaggcgactcaaggaacgtatggtttggtttaagcatggatggcattaatccttttggggagcagagcagcaaccacaacacctggcccgtgactctatgtatctataaccttcctccttggttgtgcatgaagcggaagttcattatgatgccagttctcatccaaggccctaagcaacccggcaacgacattgatgtgtacctaaggccattagttgaagaacttttacagctgtggaatggaaacggtgtacgcgTGTGGAATGAGCACAGACAGCAGGAATTTGAcctgcatgcgttgctgtttgtaaccatcaatgattggcctgctcttagtaacctttcaggacagacaaacaagggataccacacatgcatgcattgtttagatgacaccgaaagtatatacctctacaaatgtaggaagaatgtgtacctggggcatcgtcgatttcttccgaccaaccatcaatgtcgaaacaaAGGCAAgaatttcaaaggcgaggcagatcaccggaagaagcccaccATGCGTACTGGTGATcacatacttgctatggtcaatgatgtAAAattaatctttggaaagggtcccgacgGACTATCTATttcgaatgacgctgagggacgcgcacccatgtggaagaaggaatctatattttgggacctaccctagtggaaagacctagaggtccgctcttcaattgacgtgatgcacgtgacgaagaacctttgcatgaacctgctaggcttcttgggcgtgtatgggaagacaaaagatacatcggaggcacgggaggacctgcaacgtttgcacgaaaaagacggcatgcctccaaagcagtatgaaggtcctgccagctatgctcttacgaaagaagagaaggaaatct
This genomic window contains:
- the LOC109732840 gene encoding putative ripening-related protein 4, which codes for MANMKLLAVLALVQLLSRLHVHRVSASVDMPTATSGGSCHVSGYLPGQSGNCNPDHGSTCCVNGHRYPQYKCSPPVLAETPAILTINSFEEGGDGGGKSFCDNRYHKDSELVVALSTGWLRLDGTNRCNKMIRINGNGQSVTAKVVDECDSVYGCDKEHNFEPPCPNNDVDASPAVWKALGLNGNIGEFKVTWSDV